In a single window of the Capsicum annuum cultivar UCD-10X-F1 unplaced genomic scaffold, UCD10Xv1.1 ctg49519, whole genome shotgun sequence genome:
- the LOC124892670 gene encoding glutaredoxin-C1-like translates to MHRTSAGRFSVMPTVGGSNSGESRTPLVLPSNRRKGKAITGFDKLIAENAILIVSMSEYCMCASVKSLLVSLGVNPMIFKVDEEEKTSVLIKLIKMNEGVSNDTGEPWELPTVYIRGKDLEGIDKVMESHVNIELVPMLREAGALWL, encoded by the coding sequence ATGCATCGAACAAGTGCCGGCAGATTCTCTGTTATGCCCACAGTAGGCGGATCAAATAGTGGTGAATCAAGGACGCCTCTAGTGCTTCCAAGTAATCGTAGAAAAGGAAAGGCAATAACAGGTTTCGACAAGCTAATAGCTGAAAATGCGATACTCATTGTATCGATGAGCGAGTATTGCATGTGTGCCTCAGTGAAGAGCTTATTGGTGTCGTTGGGGGTTAATCCCATGATTTTTAAGGTGGATGAAGAGGAGAAAACCTCTGTGTTGATAAAACTAATAAAGATGAATGAAGGTGTCAGCAATGATACTGGAGAACCATGGGAGTTGCCAACAGTGTATATAAGAGGAAAGGACTTAGAAGGTATTGATAAAGTAATGGAGAGTCATGTAAATATTGAATTAGTTCCCATGCTTAGAGAAGCTGGAGCTTTATGGCTTTGA